GGGTCATGCCGTCACTCATGTGGTGTTTGTGCGCGACGACGAAGGTCAGGGTCGCCTCATCACCGCCGACTACGCCGACGGGTACGTTTGCGTGCATCCGGTAACGGAATCCGGTGTAATCCTCGAAGTCGCACAGATGCTACGCGGCGAGGGGCATGGGCCGCTGCCGGCTCAGGAATGTCCTCACGCTCATTGGGTGCAGCCATTGCCTGATGGCCGAGTGCTGACCAGTGATCTGGGCGCGGATCGCATCTATGTGCATCATTGGGAGCACGGCGAGCTGATTCGTGAGGGCGCGGTGACCCTCGCGCCGGGCACCGGTCCGCGCGACCAACATCTACTGCCGGTCGATTCCGATGACCCTGCGTACGATTGGCGTGTGGTGGTGGCCGGTGAATGGGGTGGCACGGTAACGCTGATTGGCCCTGAGCCCGGCCATGATGCCAAACATTCCGACAATGGGACAATCCGTGTGCTGCAAACGGTCAGTCTTGGTCCTGATGCGCTGCCGAAGCCGGATCAGGCGGCTTCGCTGGCGTTTGTGCCATGGAATGCACTGCAGGGGAACGCGGGTGCCGCGGTAGCCAGCGAGGGCATAGCTGGGTTGGCGTATGTGGGGCTGCGTGGTTCCGAACGCATCGTGACGTTGTTGTGGGATGGCAAGCGGCTTACCCGGCTTGACGAGCCGGATGTTCCTGGTTGGCGTGGCCGTGGCATTGATTGTGCCGGGAGCCGTCCGCGTCACTTATTGGCGATTGGCAATCTACTGCTTGCCGCCAATGAGGCCTCAAATAATGTGGCCATTTTCCGTCTCTCCGCCGATGGCGAACCGAACCTTGCCGCCACGCTGCCTTCTGGAGCTCCGACCGTGTTCGTGCGGTTGTAAAGCAATGCATACGAGAAAACCGCATCCTCAATCGTGATATCTGTTTTTCAGCCTAACGATTGGGGGTGCGGTTTTTTCAGTGGGAAGACCGGTTTGACCGGGCTGCCTTATCGTAATGTCACTGACCTTGCCACGGCTTCTGGCCGTCGTCCTCGTTGTCGGAAGCCGGGATGGTTGAATCATCCGGTGCGACAGCCGGCTCGGCGGTAGGAGCTGGCGTGGCGGGCTGTCCGTAGTTAGAAGCGGGAGCCGCCGGCTGACCATAGTCAGGGGTTTGTGCGGCAGTGGGCTGCGTGTAGGTGGCAGGTGTCGCGGGCTGGCTGTAGTCGGGCGCAGTGGGAGCCGGCTGACCGTAAGCGGTAGGTGCGGCCGGTGCAGTCGACTGCGCGTACGGGTCGTGGCCCGGTACAGGCCGAGCAGTCTGCTGGGCATACGGATTATAAGCCGGTGCGGTCGGTGCGGCCTGCCCGTAAGGCGCGGCATTCGGGTCGCCATAGCCCGGCGCGGCCTGAGCGTAGCCGTTCGGAGCGCCATAAGGGACGGCTGCGGCGAAATCGTCGTCAAAACGCGCGCCTTCCGGCTTGCTGGGTAGCGTCATGAACACAATGTAGACAATGCCCGCTGCGGCCGCGATTATCGCGCCGATGAACAGGATGCCAAGGCTACCCGCTGCGGCTGTGGCATAGTAGCCGCTGTCAGAGGGGCTTCCCCAGACTCTGAGGACGCCGAAGAGTGCAGCGCCGCCGCCAACAATCATGAGGATTGCGCCAGCAAACACGGCTCCATAGAAGATGGCAAGCCACCAGCCGGGCTTGTTGATGTCGTGGAGACGGCGAACGGATAGTGCGATGCTCGGGACGAGTATGGCCAGGCTCCACAGCGAAGAGAGGAATGACAGGTGGTCATTGGAGGCATCCACGAGGGTTGACAGCACGACTTGAATGGCAAAGCTGGCCAGCATCCACCACCAGAATTCGCTGCGGGATGCGCGGCCCCTGAACACCACGTACTTCTTCCAAAAACGCAGGAATGCCTCCTGGAAGGAGCATCCGTAGTAGGGCTTGTTCAGCGGAACCGCGTTGGTGCCTGTGGCGGCTGCGGGCGCGGGGTAAGCGTTGTAGGTGGGCGGCACTTGGCCGTATGCGCCATCGGGCTGACCGTAGGGATTGCCATTGGGCTGGCCATACGCAGGCTGGCCGTAGGCGGGAGCCGATTGCGCGCCGGCTGGTTGGCCGTAAGGCTGGCTGTATGCCGGGTTGGGTTGCGTCGGCTGCTCCTGTCCATATGCGGGCTGTTCGTAAGGGTTGCCGGAGAGCTGTCCATATGCGGGTGCGGGAGCTCCGTACTGCGGCGCCACGGTATTCGGCTCGGCTGGATTATTGGTGTCAGGCGTGCCGTTGGACGCAGGATACTGCGGCGCGGGCGCACCATTGTTGGGATCGGTCATTGATACTCCTTTCACAAGATGAGACTCATCGTCTCTCATTTTTCCAGTTTTTTATGAAAAACCCAACAGGAACAATGAATGTTGTCTGAGTGTGGACAGTCTTGGCGATATAGCGTGATTTGTTATCAAATTGATGTCGAATGATGATGACCGTTTCTGTTTGGTCGTGTTACTTTAAGACAAGATTTGCGTACGGCTGCAGGGACGGAGCTGGCGGGCAAGCGAAATTCTCGGCGCAATGAATACCAACAATAAGACGTAAGGAACACCGATGAACCGCGATTACGCTGACACTGACGTCAACGTCGACCTTCACGAATCCCGTGAGAGCGAGTCCCAAGACTGGGATCTGCTCTTCGTGAGTCTGTCCTGCTGATTCCAAGGGTGGCGCGTCCGGCGCGCGCGGCACAATAGGGGACTATGACTGATGCTGCAAACACCAAACCCGAACTGCCCGCGAACGTTCGCGTCCGCTTCTGCCCCTCGCCGACCGGAACCCCGCATGTCGGCATGATTCGTACCGCCCTGTTCAACTGGGCGGAAGCTCGCGCCACCGGCGGCACGCTGATCTTCCGTATCGAAGACACCGACGCCGTGCGCGACTCCGAAGAAAGCTATAACCAGATTCTCGAATCCCTGCGTTGGCTGGGCATCGACTGGGACGAAGGCATCGACGTGGGTGGCCCTCATGGCCCGTACCGCCAGTCCGAACGCACCGACATCTACAAGGATGTTGCCGCCAAGCTGCTCGAAGCCGGCTACGCCTACGAGTCCTTCTCCACCCCCGAGGAGATCAAGGAACGCAATCTCGCCGCGGGCCGTCCCGCCGAGTTCGGCTACGACGGCTACGACCGTACGTTGACCGACGAGCAGAAGGAGGCTTTCCGTGCGGAAGGCCGCAAGCCTGCACTGCGTTTGCGCATGCCCGATGAAGACATCGCCTTCGACGATCTGATTCGTGGCACCATCGAGTTCAAGGCCGGCTCCGTGCCGGACTACGTGATCGTGCGCCCGAACGGCGACCCCCTGTACACGCTGACCAACCCGGTCGACGACGCGATGATGGAAATCAACGTCGTGCTGCGTGGAGAGGACCTCCTGAGCTCCACCCCGCGCCAGATCGTGCTGTACCGTTACCTGATGGAACTTGGCATCGCCAAAGAAATGCCGCTGTTCGGCCACATGCCGTACGTGATGGGCCAGGGCAACAAGAAGCTCTCCAAGCGCGATCCGGAATCCAACCTGTTCAACCACCGCGACAACGGCTTCATCCGCGAGGGCCTGCTCAACTACTTGGCCCTGCTCGGCTGGTCGATTGCGCCGGATCGCGACGTGTTCTCCATGGATGAGATGATCGCCAAGTTCGACGTGCGCGACGTGAAGGCCAACCCGGCTCGCTTCGACATCGACAAGGCCATCTCCATCAACGCTGAGCACATCCGCATGCTTGAGCCCGAGGACTTCCTGCGCCGCTCTGTGCCGTACCTGCACCGTGATGGTGTGGTTTCCGCGGATAACTGGGACGCGCTGACTGCCCGCGAGCAAGAGATTCTGACCGCCGCTGCTCCGCTGGTTCAGCCGCGCGTGCGTCTGCTGGGCGAGGTCGCTGGTATGGTCGGCTCCCTGCTGTCCACCGAGGAATATCTGGAGCCTGCGGATGACGCCAAGAAGCAGCTCAAGGATTCCGCCGGAGAAGTGCTGGACGCCGCCATCGCCGCGCTGGAAGGTGTGGATGAGGCCGATTGGAAGACCGATTCCCTGCACGAGCTGCTCAACAAGACGCTGGTTGAGGACGGCGGATACAAGCCGCGCCTGGCCTTCGGCCCGGTCCGTGTGGCCATGTCCGGCCGCCGAGTCTCCCCGCCGCTTTTCGAGTCCATGGAGATCGTCGGCAAGCCGCTGACCATCGCCCGCCTGAAGGGCCTGCGCGCGCATCTGTGATTTCTCTTCCCGAGGGGAAGCTAAAGGCGGGCATCTGTTCACGCAGATGCCCGCCTTCGCATACTCCAAGCAATGCCTGTGCTGCCGTTGTGACTCGAAATGCCGAGCGCATGCATTCATTAGGTAGATTGGCCATTCATTTGGTAGGTACTCCGTCACGCCGGTCATTGGAATGGCGGGTTTCTGTGGATGCGGCTTGAGCGCCACCTACCAAATGAATGGCCAATCTACCTAAGAATGAGCTGAGAGACCTCTGCTGTGCATTTTGGCCGATGATGATGTAACTAGATGCGGGTGGGTTCGGCTAATGCATAGTGCGACACGCCGGGAGTTGCGGTGATCTGTATCCTCGCGTACAGTATTCATCTGTTGCGCGGTTCGCTTCGCAACCAGTGAAAACTGAATATGCCCCCATCGTCTAGCGGTCTAGGACTACGCCCTCTCACGGCGCCAACACCGGTTCAAATCCGGTTGGGGGTACGACGAACAACTCTTCGGAGTTGCTACGCCAAGCCAAATTGGGGTGTGGTGTAATTGGCAACACAGCTGATTCTGGTTCAGCCATTCTTGGTTCGAGTCCAGGCACCCCAGCCAATGACCCTCGCGGATTCGCGAGGGTTTTTTGTTTTCCCCGGTCGAATCTCGGCGGTGCGAATTATGCCGACGTGCGGAGTGCCAGTCGGAGACGGGCAGAAGCGGACGCGAACGTTCTCGGGGAGTTCGGGTTTGGTGTTTTCAGCATCAGTCATAATCCCCTATTGTGCCGCGAGTGCGGACGCCGGTGAACAGCAGTGCGGTCGGTTTCTTGTCCACATAGGTGGCGAGATGTTCTCGAATCTTGCCGGCCAAGGGCGCGGACACTTCGATATCGCGCTTGCTACTGGGCGTTTTCGTCTCCCCGAGGATTGACACCTTGTGCCCGTTCTCGCTGACTTCCTTGGCGCTACGGCGCACATGCAACAGCGCAGGGCTTGCATCCAGCTCTATATCACGATGTTGCAAGCCAAGCACCTCGCCTTGACGCAAACCCAGCGTGCCGGCCAGCAGGACGCCAAGGGCGAGATTGGGCGGCATGGCGTCGGTGAGCGCCTGAACCTGCTCGCGGGTGGCTATCACATACACATGCTTCGTCGCCGGGCGCGGCACCTTGAACTGCGCCGGGTTCACCTTGATGAGCGTCGAGCCCTGATCGTCCAGCGGCTTTGTGGCGGCGGTTCTTTGTCGGCTTCGCCATGACACGCCTCTCTGATCGTCGGCAAGCACTAAGAGCGGTTAGGCGGTAAGCCCTAAAGCGGTACCGCTCAATTTACCGACTTTTCTACCCCAGAAAACGGTTCAGAACGTGCCGGGACGGAAAGCGGCCAGAATGCCGTAATGCCTCAAAAAGCCCGGAATACCGCCGTTTTGGCAATGAAAAAGCCCTTTTCCTATGGGTGGGAAAAGGGCATGAGCGGAGGATACGAGATTCGAACTCGTGAGGCTGTTACACCAACACGCTTTCCAAGCGTGCGCCATAGACCACTAGGCGAATCCTCCATGCCGTACTATGCTCGGTGAAACCATGCTCAGTAGGCAACTCGAATAAACTACCACAGGTCTCGGATAAGTGCATACTCGGCGTGGCGTGAGTTCGAATCTTGTATCCTCCGCCTCCGATTTTTGGTGCGCGGACAGCTTTGTCGCTCGCGTCTCTCGTCTTTTGGCTGTGCAAATGCATCGTGGATGAGAAGTCTGCCTCATGCTGAGCTGCGCAGTCGCGCAACAGTACAGCCGTGCAGTCAAAAAACACACAGCCGCATAGCCGCACAATATGAGGGGATGTTACCACTCGCATGCTGGAATCGCAGTCAGCATTGAGCGCCAATCTTTCAAATAGTGAGACATTTTAATGGCTCTTGAATGACGAAACCAGCTCTAAATACCGCACATCTACTAGAAAATCAAGACTGTTGTTGAAGAATTTTTTTCTATAGAGTTCATAGTTGGTCTTGAGCTATTGAGGTATTTGCAGTGAGAGAGGGTTTAGCATGGTTCGTCGCGCCTGTGCGCAGTCCGCTGAACTGAACACAATTCGAGAACACGATACGCACGTTGTCGATTCCTTCGCGCGCGCGATGCAGGTGGACGCTGCCCATCAGCAGTCGTCCCCGATTTCGGCGCGTGCAATGGCTGCCGTCGTGTTCCTGTTCGCATTGATTGCCGCGACCTTCCTTCCCGCCGCAGTCATCCCGCAGTCTGCCTTCGCGGATACGCCAACGGCCACGATGGTTACCGCAGCCGATAAGACGGACACCAGCGGCGTTGAGTACACGACCTGGGCCGACGTGTCCAAGGCCATCGAGGCGCAGCTGCAAGAAGGCGCCAAAGAATATAAGTCCGGCAACACTGCCGGCTCCACGTCCGCGTTTATGTCCGCGTACAACACTATCTACATCGCCTCCAACTTCACCGCCGTGGTGCGTGACACCATTAGCTCGGATAAGCAGACCGCCCAGCAGCAGGCTTTCCAAGACATACAGAACCTCTCTTACACGGCCGGCAACGATGATCAGCTCACCCAAAAAATCGACGCCCTGAGCGCCGACCTCGACGCCACTGCCCGGCAGCTCGATGCCAATACCCAGCTCGCTAACCCGAAACAGTATGCCGAAGACCTCCAGAAGCAGATTGCCAAGGAGCGCAAGGAACTCGATTCCAAGAAGAAGCGCACCAAGAACACGGCCAAGACTTGGAAAGACGTCGCAGACGCGATGCTTCCGATTCTGGACAATGCATACAAGGCCTATGAAGGCGGCGACGCTGCCAAGGGCGCCACGCTTGTGAATGACGCCTACTACCAGCACTACGAAAAGCTCGGTTTCGAGAAGACCGTGCTGAGCGCCATCAGTGGCAACCGCGTCTCCCAGGTGGAATACCAGTTCAAGCTGTGCCGCTCCTCGATGAACACCGGCAAGTCGACCTCCGAAGTCAAGAAGTACGTCGAAGACCTGAAGAACATGCTGACCACCGATGCCGCCAAGCTCGACGGTGGCGCTGCCGATCAGGAGGGCGGATTCCTCAAGTTCATCACCAGCTCGGTCGGCCAAGCATTCCTGATTCTTATCCGTGAGGGTCTCGAAGCCCTGCTCGTGGTCGCCGCCGTGGTGGCCTACCTCGTCAAGTCCGGCAACAAGCGCTTCACCAAGTGGATCTACGTGGGCGTGCTCGCCGGTCTGGCCGGCGCAGGCGTGGTGGCAATCATCTTCATGGTCGCGTTCGGTGGCTCCGGCCCGCTGCAGGAGATCATGGAGGGCGTGTGCGCGCTCATCGCCATGTGCATGCTGCTGTGGACCAGCAACTGGATGCTCAACAAGTCCTCGGTCGAGGCCTGGAACCGCTACATCAAGGGAAAGACCGAAGCCGCAGTGGCGTCCGTCTCCTCGCAGGTCGAGGCCGGCGAGAAGGTGGCTTTCCGTACGGTGGTCTCGCTCGCCATGTTGAGCTTCCTCGCCGTGTTCCGCGAGGGCGCCGAAACCGTGATCTTCTACCAGTCCATCTACACGATGAGCCAGGATACGCACGGCATGGTGGTCGGTGCACTCGCCGCCGCCGTGGTTCTCGTGATTATCTTCCTGGTGATTCGCTTCACCTCCGTGAAGATTCCGATTGGCCCGTTCTTCTTGGTCACTTCGATCTTGATGTCCGTGCTGGTGATCGTCTTCGCCGGCGGCGGTGTGCATGCGCTGATCGAGGGTGACCTGCTGCCCGCCAACTACTTGCCGGGCATGCCCACCAACGATTGGCTTGGCTTCTACCCGTACGTTGAATGCATCATCGCTCAGGTGTTGGCGGCCATCGCCGTCATCGCGCTGTTCGCGGTCGGATTCATCAAACAGCGCAAAGCCAAGGCCCAGCTCGCCGTCGCCTCGGATGCGAAGGCCAGCGAGGCTGTCGCTCAGGCGTAACGCAACACAAACTTGCGGCATGGAGACGGAAGCGATTCCGCCCCGCGCCGTCACAACTAAAAACAAAAAAGAAGTCGTGAATAATCCATTCACCACAACAAAAGGAATATAGAGAAATGATGAAGAACAAGAAGCTTGCCGCTCTGCTCGGCGTGCTGCTCGCCGGCTCCATGGCTGTTTCGATGGCTGCTTGCGGTTCGTCCAACAACGCCTCCGACACCAAGGCGTCTACCAGCTCCTCCGACACCGCCAAGAAGGACGATTCAGCCAAGGCTGATGCCCCGAGCGATACCGCTGGCTTTGAAGAGGTCCCGGTTGGTCCTTCCGGCACCGCTGAGGAGCAGGATAAGCCTGCCGGCCCGCTGACCGTGGGCGCTGTCTACTTCCAGCCGATCGACATGGAGCCCGCCTCCTCCGGTCTGAAGGCCGCCGATGCGAGCTTCCACCTGGAAGCCGACATCCACGCCTCCCAGGAAGGCACCGACTACGGCTACGGCAAGGGCGACTTCGTTCCTGACCTGACCGTGAACTACACCATCATCGACAAGTCCACCGGCAAGGAGGTCGAGGGCGGCAAGGCCACCTCCGGTACCTTCATGCAGATGAACGCCTCCGACGGCCCGCACTACGGCGCCAACGTCAAGCTCGACAAGGCTGGCACCTACCAGCTCAAGCTCTCCATCGAGTCCCCGGCCGCCAAGGGCTGGATGCTGCACGTCGACCCGGAGACCGGTGTGAAGAACCACCAGTTCTGGACCGAGCCGATCGAGGTCACCTTCGACAACTGGGACTACACCCCGCGTCAGTGGTGACGGCGTAAGCCCGGTGGGCTGTTTGTAACCGTCACGAGCGATGCGACAGCATCGCGAGCAGCATTGAGCCGGCCGCAGGCCGTCCATAATTGCTGGTGATTTATTAAGCTCCCTCTGATGAGGGATCTGGACGCCGAAGGCGGACTGAGGGAGAGAAGAACAGTAAAACAATACGTGGAGTCTCTCCCCCAGTCTGCTACGCAGACAGCCCCCTCGTCAGAGGGGGCTTATATTACTTTTAGCGCCAATGCAAAGAAAGGACGCGAATGCTTGAACAATTCGTGGCAGTGATGCCGGGAACATTGGCCCCCGCATTACTGGTGATGTGCCTGAGCGTGATGCTCGCGGTCGGCGAAGGGCGAGACAAGCCCGCCAGCGCGCATTGGCGTCTCATCGGCTTGATCGTTGGCCTGATCGCCGCCATCGTGTTCGCGAGCCTGCGCGCCTCGGCCGTGATCAACCAGCGCACATTCGTCAACTATCCGGTGCTGTGGTGCGCGATCATTGCCGACATCCTCGCCATCATCGTCGTAGTGTTCGCACGTCGCATCACCACCAATTGGCAGCGGCACAAGGCCATCATGCACATCGCGAACGCCATCGCCGCCATCGACATCGCGCTCACCCTGTTCTACGCACTGCCGGACGTTATTCTGCAGCTGACCATCTGGGTGGAGCCCGGCGATCCGATCTTCACCTCCGACATGCTGTTGCGCGCGCTCGGCTTCGCGCTGGGCCTGGCCATGTCGATTATCGTGGCCGCCATCTTCCGCACGCTGCGCTCCACCGCAGTGCGCGCCTCGTTCACCGCCGCGGTCCTCGCGGTGATGGTGATTCTCTTCATCCAGCACCTGACCGGTGTCATGCAGATTCTGCAGGCGCGCGGTTTCCCGATGGGCCACACGGCCTTTGTGGCCCTCGCATGGTCGATCAACCACAACAGCTGGATGATCATGGCGCAGGCATTCGTGTTCCTGATTCCGGCCGTTGCCTCCGTGGTGGCCGGCTTCCGCATGCCGCTGACCGGTGCGAACGAAGCCATCGGACGCAAACACAAGGCATTCCGCCGCCGTGCCGTGGCCTCCGCCGTATGGAGCCTCGTGGCGATGATTGGTGTCACGCTGACCCTCACCGTCGGCGTCGCCGCAACCCAGCAGACCATCACCCTTTCGCCACCGGAGGCCTACTCACTCAAGGACGGCGTGGCCACCATCCCATTCAGCCAAGTTGAGGACGGCCATCTGCACCGCTTTGAATACAAGGCCAAGGACGGCACCGTCATGCGCTTCATCATCATCAAGAAGAACGGTGGTGCGTATGGCATCGGTCTGGACGCCTGCGAGAACTGTGGCGACGCCGGCTATTACGAAAAGGATGGCAAGATCATCTGCAAGAAGTGCGAGGTGGCCATCAACCTGGCGACCATCGGCTTCAAGGGTGGCTGCAACCCGATTCCGTTCCCGTACAAGACCGGCAACGGCAAGATCACCATTCAAACCACCGATCTGGACGCGCTGAGCGCCCACTTCCAGTGAGTGAAGGCAGGAGGCAAAAACCATGTTCTTTCTGCGTATGATCGCTCGATCGTTCACCCGCCAGCTGCGCCGGCGCCTGCTCATCGCGCTTACCGTATGTCTTTCGGCGACGGTGTCTGTGTCGATGCTGGGCGTCGTGTTCGACGTGGGCGACAAGCTCAACGCCGAGCTGTCCACCTACGGTTCGAACATCACCGTGCAGCCCAAGGCGGATGCGGTCGTCTCCGACCTGTACAACACCGAGGCAGGCGGTGTGGCGTCCACTAGCGATCCGACCGCCTTTCTGAAGGAATCGGACGCGGCCAAGATCAAAACAATTTTCTGGGCGTTCAACATCACCAACTTCGCGCCGCAGCTCAACATTCACGCCACCGTAAACGGCACCAATGCGTCGATCGTCGGCACCTGGTTCAACAAGAACCTGAAGCTCTCCACCGGCGAGACCACCGTGGTGGGCGTCGAGGGCATGCGTTCGTGGTGGCAGCTTGACGGCAAGTGGCCCAAGGACGATTCCGACCAGGGCATTATCGGCAAGACGCTGGCCACCGAACTCGGCGTAACAACCGGCGACACCGTGACCCTCAACAAAACCACCGCCTCGGGCAAGAAGAACGAGCAGAAAATCACGCTCACCGGCGTCTACGATTCCGGTGACGAGGATAACGGCTCGCTATACATCGCATCCTCCATCGCTCAGGTGCTGGCCGATTTGCCCGATTCGGTGGACAAGATCGAGGTCAAGGCCCTGACCACGCCGGAGAACGACCTGGCCCGTAAAGCCGCGCAGAACCCGTCCGTGCTGAGCCAGGACGAGTGGGAGACCTGGTACTGCACCGCCTACCCAAGCTCAATCGCCTACCAAATTGAAGAGGTGATTCCGGGCGCTGTGGCCAAGCAGGTGCGTCAGGTGGCCGCTTTGCAGGGCAATGTGCTGCAAAAGACGCAGGCCGTGATGATTTTGATGACCGTGCTGAGTCTGATTGCCGCCACCGTGGCCGTGGCCAACCTGATGGTCGCCTCGATCGGCGAACGGTCCGGTGAGCTGGCGTTGCTCAAGGCGCTCGGTGCCACCGATGCCGCAGTGTCCCGCCTGATGATGGCTGAAACGGCGACGATTTCGTTGCTGGGCGCGATTGTGGGTGCGCTGCTTGGTTCGGGTGTGGCGCAGCTGATTGGGCAGGTGGTGTTCAGCTCCGGCATCACCATGCGGCCCATGGTGTTCGTGCTGGTGTTCGTGCTGCTGGCCGTCACCGTGCTGTTGGCATCCGCCTCTTCGATTCGTTCGATTCTGAACCTCAAGCCCGCGGAGGTGCTCCATGGCCGCTGAGTTTGCCCACATAACTGGGAAGGAGGAAACCGATGACTAACACCGGCATGTTCTTCAGGATGCTGTTCAGCGCCGTGTTCCGCCGTCGTTCGCGCGCGATGATGGCGGTAGTGGCGTCTCTGGTCGGCGCGGCCACACTGTTCTGCTTGGCGATGATTTGCATCGCCGTGCCGCAGCAGATGAATGAGGAGATGCGTGCGTATGGCGCAAATCTGATTGTCACGCCTACCGAATCCACTGGGGATAAGGCCGGCATAGATGAGTCGATGGTCCAGCACACCACTGAAATGGTCAAAGCCAAGGGTTCTGCGAAATACGCCACCTATCGCTACGAAAACGTGCGTGTGAACGCGTCTCCGTATGTGATGGCCGGTGTCGATGCGGCGCAGGTAAAGAACCTCAATCATCACTGGGTGGTCGACGGTAAGTGGCCGTCCTCCGGCAAGGTGCTGGTCGGCCGTGACATCGCCGATGCTATCGGTCTCAAGGTGGGCTCCGCCATCACTATCGGTTACCGTGCGTCCGATAATGCCAGCTCTACTGGTACTTCGGCCTCCTCTAACGAGGGGACCGGCTCGGCGAATGACGAGACCTCCTCAAGCAGCTCCCAAAACTCGTCCAACGACATGCAAGGCATGGATATGTCTGGCGACATGGCTGGTATGGATATGTCAGGCTCGTCATCCTCGGACCAGTCGTCCTCAAGCCAAACCTCTAATGGCCAATCAGGCCAATCCCCATCCGATCAGCCAACTCAAGACGGCCGCGTCTCCAGCGACATCATGGATACCTCCGGCACCGAATTCCGTGTGGCCGGCATCGTGGACACCGGCGGCAGCGAGGATTCGATCATCTACGCCACCAACGCCGACGTCAACAAGCTCACCGGCGTGACGCGCGGCGTGGACGTTATTGAATATTCGGCCGGAACCAGCGACCTCGCAGGGCTGGTTTCCAGTATCAATGAGATGACTTCCATGCACGTCAAGGCGCAGAAGGTCACTAAGATCACCGCCTCTGACACCCGCATCATCACCATGTTGCAGACGCTGTTCTGGGTCGTCTCGCTCGTGGTGCTGGTGCTTACGCTCGTCGGCGTTGGCACCACAATCAGCTCGATCGTCTCGCAGCGACGCAACGAAATCGGCCTGCGTAAGGCCCTCGGTGCCAGCTCACGCGCAATCGGCATTGAGTTTTATGTCGAATCGGCGTTTTACGGCCTCATCGGTGGTCTGATTGGCACTGCAATCGGCTACGGCCTCGCCAGCTGGCTGTGCGTGGCGGTGTTCGAGCGCTCCATCGGATTCAACTGGTGGCTGGCGCTGATTTCCGTGGTGTTCAGCGCGTTGGTCGCCGTAGTCGCCTCCATCCCGCCCGTCCACCGCGCCACCCGTATTGACCCTGCCGTTGTGCTTCGCGAAGAATAAAGAAAGAGAATCGTCATGCTACTTGAACTCGACCACATCTCGAAGATCTACGGCGACCTGCACGCCGTAGACGACCTCAATCTGACCGTGCCGGAAGGCGAATGGCTGGCCATCGTCGGTTCCTCCGGTTCGGGCAAGACCACGCTGATGAACATGATTGGCTGCATGGACACGCCCTCCAAGGGTTCCGTGAAGCTCGAGGGCCGCAAGCTGGAGGATCTGAACGCCACGCAGCTGGCCGACGTGCGTAAGAACCTCATCGGCCTGGTATTCCAGAAGTTTTATCTGGTGCCGCACCTGACCGCTGTGGAAAACGTGATGGTGGCGCAGTACTAC
This sequence is a window from Bifidobacterium breve DSM 20213 = JCM 1192. Protein-coding genes within it:
- a CDS encoding iron transporter is translated as MMKNKKLAALLGVLLAGSMAVSMAACGSSNNASDTKASTSSSDTAKKDDSAKADAPSDTAGFEEVPVGPSGTAEEQDKPAGPLTVGAVYFQPIDMEPASSGLKAADASFHLEADIHASQEGTDYGYGKGDFVPDLTVNYTIIDKSTGKEVEGGKATSGTFMQMNASDGPHYGANVKLDKAGTYQLKLSIESPAAKGWMLHVDPETGVKNHQFWTEPIEVTFDNWDYTPRQW
- a CDS encoding DUF2318 domain-containing protein, translated to MLEQFVAVMPGTLAPALLVMCLSVMLAVGEGRDKPASAHWRLIGLIVGLIAAIVFASLRASAVINQRTFVNYPVLWCAIIADILAIIVVVFARRITTNWQRHKAIMHIANAIAAIDIALTLFYALPDVILQLTIWVEPGDPIFTSDMLLRALGFALGLAMSIIVAAIFRTLRSTAVRASFTAAVLAVMVILFIQHLTGVMQILQARGFPMGHTAFVALAWSINHNSWMIMAQAFVFLIPAVASVVAGFRMPLTGANEAIGRKHKAFRRRAVASAVWSLVAMIGVTLTLTVGVAATQQTITLSPPEAYSLKDGVATIPFSQVEDGHLHRFEYKAKDGTVMRFIIIKKNGGAYGIGLDACENCGDAGYYEKDGKIICKKCEVAINLATIGFKGGCNPIPFPYKTGNGKITIQTTDLDALSAHFQ
- a CDS encoding ABC transporter permease: MFFLRMIARSFTRQLRRRLLIALTVCLSATVSVSMLGVVFDVGDKLNAELSTYGSNITVQPKADAVVSDLYNTEAGGVASTSDPTAFLKESDAAKIKTIFWAFNITNFAPQLNIHATVNGTNASIVGTWFNKNLKLSTGETTVVGVEGMRSWWQLDGKWPKDDSDQGIIGKTLATELGVTTGDTVTLNKTTASGKKNEQKITLTGVYDSGDEDNGSLYIASSIAQVLADLPDSVDKIEVKALTTPENDLARKAAQNPSVLSQDEWETWYCTAYPSSIAYQIEEVIPGAVAKQVRQVAALQGNVLQKTQAVMILMTVLSLIAATVAVANLMVASIGERSGELALLKALGATDAAVSRLMMAETATISLLGAIVGALLGSGVAQLIGQVVFSSGITMRPMVFVLVFVLLAVTVLLASASSIRSILNLKPAEVLHGR
- a CDS encoding ABC transporter permease codes for the protein MTNTGMFFRMLFSAVFRRRSRAMMAVVASLVGAATLFCLAMICIAVPQQMNEEMRAYGANLIVTPTESTGDKAGIDESMVQHTTEMVKAKGSAKYATYRYENVRVNASPYVMAGVDAAQVKNLNHHWVVDGKWPSSGKVLVGRDIADAIGLKVGSAITIGYRASDNASSTGTSASSNEGTGSANDETSSSSSQNSSNDMQGMDMSGDMAGMDMSGSSSSDQSSSSQTSNGQSGQSPSDQPTQDGRVSSDIMDTSGTEFRVAGIVDTGGSEDSIIYATNADVNKLTGVTRGVDVIEYSAGTSDLAGLVSSINEMTSMHVKAQKVTKITASDTRIITMLQTLFWVVSLVVLVLTLVGVGTTISSIVSQRRNEIGLRKALGASSRAIGIEFYVESAFYGLIGGLIGTAIGYGLASWLCVAVFERSIGFNWWLALISVVFSALVAVVASIPPVHRATRIDPAVVLREE